The Streptomyces pratensis genomic interval CGCCTCGGCGACGGCCTCGGGACGGTGGGCACGGAGCCGGACGAGATCGGTGAAGCCGGCTGCGGCGGGCGGGGTCACGGGGCGGTTCCCGTGGCTACGCCGGCCACTCCGTCGGCGAGCGCCTGTTCGACCTCCTGCGGGTACGGCATGGCGGACGAACAGGCGAGGCGGGAGGCGACGATGGCCCCGGCCGCGTTGGCATAGCGCATGACGCGTTCGGTGTCCCAGCCGGCGAGGAGGCCGTGGCAGAGGGCGCCACCGAAGGCGTCTCCGGCGCCCAGCCCGTTGACGACGTCGACGGGGAGGGGCTGGATCTCGACGGTGGTTCCGTCGCGGTGGACGGCGAGGACTCCCTCCGGTCCCTGTTTGACGACGGCGAGTTCGGGCCCGGCCGCGAGCAGGGCGCGTGCGGCCGCGTGCGGTTCGCGTTCTCCGGTGGCGATCTCGCACTCGTCCAGGTTGCCGACGGCGACCGTGGCGTGTGCAAGGGCTTCGCGGTAGCGGGCGCGGGCGACTTCGTCGTCACGGCCCTTCCCGCCCTTCCCTTCACCTCTGCCACTTCCATCACTCCGGTGGCTCCCGTCCCTCCCGTCGTCCTTCCCGTCGCCCTTCCCGTCGCCCCAGAACATGGGGCGCCAGTCGAGGTCGAAGACGGTGATGCGAGGGGGGCCCGAAGCGTCCGCCGCCGATTCAGCGCCGCGGGCCCGGAGCGCGGTGAGGGTCGCGGTGCTGCTGGGTTCGGCGCACAGGCCGGTTCCGGTCATCCAGAAGATCCGGGCGGCCCGCACTGCGTCCAGGTCGAGCTCCTCGCCGAGGATCTCCAGGTCCGGCGCCTTGGGCTGCCGGTAGAAGTAGAGGGGGAAGTGGTCCGGCGGAAAGATCTCGCAGAAGGTGACCGGGGTCGGATACTCCGCCACGGCGCTCACCCACCGGTCGTCCACCCCGAACTCCCCCAGCGCCTGACGGAGGTAGTCGCCGAACGCGTCCCGGCCGGTCCGGGTGATCACAGCCGTTCGCCGCCCCAGCCGGGCAGCGGCCACAGCCACGTTGGAGGGCGAGCCGCCGAGGAACTTCCCGAAGGTCTCGACCTGGGCCAGCGGTACACCGGTCTGCAGCGGGTAGATGTCCACCCCGATCCGCCCCATGGTGATCACGTC includes:
- the iolC gene encoding 5-dehydro-2-deoxygluconokinase, yielding MPEPYDVITMGRIGVDIYPLQTGVPLAQVETFGKFLGGSPSNVAVAAARLGRRTAVITRTGRDAFGDYLRQALGEFGVDDRWVSAVAEYPTPVTFCEIFPPDHFPLYFYRQPKAPDLEILGEELDLDAVRAARIFWMTGTGLCAEPSSTATLTALRARGAESAADASGPPRITVFDLDWRPMFWGDGKGDGKDDGRDGSHRSDGSGRGEGKGGKGRDDEVARARYREALAHATVAVGNLDECEIATGEREPHAAARALLAAGPELAVVKQGPEGVLAVHRDGTTVEIQPLPVDVVNGLGAGDAFGGALCHGLLAGWDTERVMRYANAAGAIVASRLACSSAMPYPQEVEQALADGVAGVATGTAP